In Rutidosis leptorrhynchoides isolate AG116_Rl617_1_P2 chromosome 2, CSIRO_AGI_Rlap_v1, whole genome shotgun sequence, one genomic interval encodes:
- the LOC139887914 gene encoding uncharacterized protein gives MAPYSIMSICIVLTISLHFQETRSAINYQVINEATTTTGGIKFMEKLGISGAKQMMAEVNNFIWNTVLEQTNPVDRLTYNTLELVIKPDIVGADGIAYGNKINVSAIFFARVPDVKLGFKHLMCHEMTHSFQWTGEGRTPPMLVEGIADYTTLRAKTVDRALFEKPGQGDRWDQGYHITALFLEYCDTVTPSFTAKLNKMMRKTYDVTFFQNITGKPVEQLWKDYKSNYGQHK, from the coding sequence aTGGCTCCCTATTCCATTATGAGCATATGCATCGTATTGACCATCTCATTACACTTTCAGGAAACCCGTTCCGCCATCAACTACCAAGTGATTAACGAAGCCACCACAACTACGGGCGGCATCAAGTTCATGGAAAAACTCGGAATTTCTGGTGCGAAACAAATGATGGCTGAAGTGAACAACTTCATATGGAACACGGTCTTAGAACAAACCAACCCTGTCGATCGCCTTACTTATAATACCCTGGAACTTGTTATAAAACCCGACATTGTAGGAGCTGATGGAATTGCGTATGGCAACAAGATTAATGTTAGTGCTATTTTCTTTGCAAGGGTACCAGACGTGAAACTTGGTTTCAAACACCTTATGTGCCATGAAATGACACATAGTTTTCAATGGACAGGTGAGGGTCGTACACCACCGATGTTGGTTGAAGGGATTGCAGATTACACAACTCTTAGAGCGAAAACCGTGGATCGAGCATTGTTTGAGAAACCGGGACAAGGGGATCGGTGGGATCAAGGGTATCATATCACGGCTCTTTTTCTCGAGTACTGTGATACCGTTACTCCTTCATTTACAGCAAAGCTTAACAAGATGATGAGGAAGACGTATGATGTCACGTTTTTTCAAAATATAACAGGAAAGCCCGTGGAGCAACTTTGGAAGGATTACAAGAGTAACTACGGGCAACACAAATGA
- the LOC139887915 gene encoding uncharacterized protein, with product MANYTFFSFSPITFSLFFLTICNAIDYEVINEAPNTPGGMNFTDYVGFEYAKEQMGVINDFIWNTVLEEYSPEDRKQLDTVELRMVDWKDQYPGTAAIAWGNNKINFSVDTFNGVPGDRVQRVFTSIMYHEMTHVFQWYGEFTPSGLIEGIADYTVIRANYVDVPTYVKPGQGDRWDQGYGVTARFLEYCDSLTTSFVAKLNKLIRTAYDASYFEELTGKPVEQLWDEYKSHYGQQI from the coding sequence ATGGCTAACTACACATTTTTCTCATTCTCCCCTATAACCTTCTCATTATTCTTCCTTACAATCTGCAATGCTATAGACTACGAAGTGATTAACGAAGCTCCCAATACGCCAGGTGGCATGAATTTCACCGATTATGTAGGATTTGAGTACGCCAAAGAACAAATGGGCGTGATCAATGACTTCATATGGAACACGGTGTTAGAAGAATACAGTCCCGAAGACCGCAAGCAACTCGATACCGTTGAGCTTCGAATGGTGGACTGGAAAGATCAATACCCAGGAACCGCAGCAATCGCTTGGGGCAACAACAAGATTAACTTTAGCGTAGACACGTTCAATGGGGTTCCAGGTGACAGGGTGCAAAGGGTGTTTACGAGCATTATGTACCACGAAATGACACACGTGTTTCAATGGTATGGTGAGTTTACGCCGAGTGGGTTGATCGAAGGGATTGCAGATTACACGGTTATACGAGCAAATTATGTGGATGTTCCAACTTATGTGAAACCGGGACAAGGGGATCGGTGGGATCAAGGGTATGGTGTAACGGCTCGTTTTCTTGAGTATTGTGATAGTTTAACGACGTCGTTTGTGGCTAAGCTAAACAAGTTGATTAGGACGGCGTATGACGCGTCCTATTTCGAAGAGTTAACTGGGAAGCCTGTTGAACAACTTTGGGACGAGTATAAGAGTCACTATGGGCAACAGATATAG